The Acidimicrobiia bacterium sequence CGGCAACCACGATCACCCACGGCGGCTCGAAGCCGTCTCTCCGCTTCTAGAACTCGGGCGGGTCACGGTGCTGGCGCTCCCTGCCAGAGCCGACGAGGGGGGCGTCGTTCGGTTGCCCGATCTCAACACCAGGGTGGCGCTGCTTCCGTTCCTCAGCCAGCGGGCGATCGTCACCGCTGATGACCTCATGGCACTTGATCCCGATCAGCACGACGGTAGGTACGCCGGGCGGCTCGGTGCGATCATCGGGAGGCTCACCGAGGACATGACCACCGATGAGGTGAACATCCTGTGCTCCCATCTCACCGTGCACGGCGGCGAAATGGGGGGAGGAGAGCGAACCGCTCACGTATTCCCGTACGCAATCGCCGCCCAATCCTTTCCCGGATCGCTTTCGTACGTGGCGCTGGGCCACCTACATCGCCTTCAGAAGGTACCCGCCCCCGCACCCGTTTGGTACTCGGGGTCACCACTCCAACTCGACTTCGGCGAGGTCGATGATACGAAGGGCGTGCTCGTTGTCGAAGCCGAGCCAGGGCTCCCTGCCGCCGTGCGTGAGGTGCGGCTCGAGACTGGGCGGCGGCTCATCCGGCTGAACGGGACTCTCGAACAAGTCGAAGCGCTGGTCGGGACCACCGGCGATGCGTACCTGAAAGTCGAGCTCAACGAACCGGCCAGGGCGGGCCTGGCGGATGAGGTCCGCCGGCTCTTTCCGGAGGCCGTCGATGTTCTGCTGGCCGCGCCGGCCGAGCACAGGGCCGGACCGAAGGTAGAAGCCCGCCTCGGTAGATCTGCCGCCGAACTCTTCCGTGAATACCTTCAGGACCGGGGTGTCGATGATCCACGGCTCCCCGCCCTCTTCGACTTGTTGCTCGAGGAAACCTATGAGACCTAGGCGCCTCGAACTCGAAGGTTTCACCGCCTTTCGGAACAAAACCATTGTCGACTTCGAGGGTGCCGACCTCTTCGCCTTCGTTGGGCCTACCGGGAGCGGGAAGTCGAGTCTGGTCGACGCGATCCTCTTCGCCCTCTACGGGATCGTGCCCCGCTACGGCGATAAGCGGGCCGTTGAACCCGTCGTCTCGTTGGGGAAGAACGAGGCAAGGGTCAGATTCGATTTCTCCGTCGGAGACACGAATTACTCCGCAGCGCGGGTAGTCCGGCGCACCAAGACCGGTGCGACCACCGCGGAAGCTCGTCTCGAGGGCGGTGCCGAGCCGATCATGGGCGCAGATGAGGTCACAGAAGCGGTTGAGGCATTGCTAGGGCTCGGGTTCGATCACTTCACGAAGTGCGTTGTGCTGCCACAGGGTCAATTCGCAGCATTCCTACACGACTCAGCCGCCAAACGCCAGGAACTCCTGCGGCAGTTGCTGGACCTTGGCCGCTACCGGCGAATCAGGGAGGTTGCCGTCGAGCGGCAACGCCTGGCGGACGCCAGGGTCGAGGTTTTGACCACCCAGATCAACGATCTCGCCTTTGCAACTGAGGCGGCGCTGGAGGCGGCCGAAACACGACGGGTCGGGCTGGCCGCACTGCGCGACGAGATCGATGCTCTGGAGCCGGAACTCGAGCAAACCCGCAGATCGGCGCGCCTCGATGAGGAGGCTGCCGCCAACGCCCGCCGCAATGTGGAGATTCTTCGATCGGTCGCTTCGCCCGCCGGGCTCGCCGAGCTCGTCGAACTCGCCGATCAGGTCTCCGGCCGGCTCGCTGCCGCTCAAGCTGCCGCTACGGAGGCGGCCGAGCAACGCAGGAGCCTCGATGAGCAGTCGGCCGGCCTGGCCGACGCAGCCGCGGTCGCCCGGCTCAGCGATTTGCATCAGCGGCTCGCCCATGAACTCGAGACGGAGAAGACGATCTCGCTCGAGGTGGACACGGCTTGCAAGGCCGCCACCGCGGCACGAGCCGAGGCGACCGCGGCCGAGGTGATGTTCGATGATGCTGTGGAGCGCATCGAGGGTCTGCGACGCGAGCACGCTGCACATGCTCTGGCAGCGCATCTGGCGGTCGGAGAACCGTGCCCTGTGTGCCACCAGCGGGTCGAGTCGATTCCCGCGCTGAGTACGCCCGCCGCACTGGAGGCGGCAGAACGCGAAGCCGATCGCCTCCGGGTGAACCGGACGGCTGCTGCGACGGCTGCTGCACAGGCGGGTGAGGCACTGGCGGCGATCGAGTCCCGCTACACCGAAGGTGCAGACAGGATTGCGGTGCTGCGCGACCGGCTGGCCGGCCAGCCCGATGCCGATGAGACCCTGCAGCTCCAGAAGGCGCGGACCGACCTCGATACGGCACTTCGAGCGGGGCGCGAAATGGAACTGGCGGCCGTCCAAGCAGTCGAGTCCGCCCGCCGGGAGGGCCAGGATCTGGCGCGGCGAGTTGAGGAGGCCCGTCGCCAATTCGACGCGACTCGCGACAAGGTAGCGGCGCTGGCACCACCGACTCCGAAACGGGAGAGGCTCGACGCCGATTGGTCTGCGCTCGTCCAGTGGGCAGTCGGGATGGCGGACGAGCTTTCCGTACAAGC is a genomic window containing:
- a CDS encoding exonuclease SbcCD subunit D — translated: MKLLHTSDWHVGRTIRGRSRADEHRAVLSEIAGIAAAEAVDLVLVAGDLFDVSAPSAESERIVYEALLGLARVAPVLVVSGNHDHPRRLEAVSPLLELGRVTVLALPARADEGGVVRLPDLNTRVALLPFLSQRAIVTADDLMALDPDQHDGRYAGRLGAIIGRLTEDMTTDEVNILCSHLTVHGGEMGGGERTAHVFPYAIAAQSFPGSLSYVALGHLHRLQKVPAPAPVWYSGSPLQLDFGEVDDTKGVLVVEAEPGLPAAVREVRLETGRRLIRLNGTLEQVEALVGTTGDAYLKVELNEPARAGLADEVRRLFPEAVDVLLAAPAEHRAGPKVEARLGRSAAELFREYLQDRGVDDPRLPALFDLLLEETYET
- a CDS encoding SMC family ATPase; this encodes MRPRRLELEGFTAFRNKTIVDFEGADLFAFVGPTGSGKSSLVDAILFALYGIVPRYGDKRAVEPVVSLGKNEARVRFDFSVGDTNYSAARVVRRTKTGATTAEARLEGGAEPIMGADEVTEAVEALLGLGFDHFTKCVVLPQGQFAAFLHDSAAKRQELLRQLLDLGRYRRIREVAVERQRLADARVEVLTTQINDLAFATEAALEAAETRRVGLAALRDEIDALEPELEQTRRSARLDEEAAANARRNVEILRSVASPAGLAELVELADQVSGRLAAAQAAATEAAEQRRSLDEQSAGLADAAAVARLSDLHQRLAHELETEKTISLEVDTACKAATAARAEATAAEVMFDDAVERIEGLRREHAAHALAAHLAVGEPCPVCHQRVESIPALSTPAALEAAEREADRLRVNRTAAATAAAQAGEALAAIESRYTEGADRIAVLRDRLAGQPDADETLQLQKARTDLDTALRAGREMELAAVQAVESARREGQDLARRVEEARRQFDATRDKVAALAPPTPKRERLDADWSALVQWAVGMADELSVQADAKAQSVEEAAAAVAAHEQRFAKDLAALDLAVGDRKARDVCVDALAAATQQVEHIASARVKAAGLAKERDAEQESALIAKSLAHHLAANGFEGWVMAEALEALVQGANLRLDDLSSGAFSLELEKREFRVIDHRNADERRSVKTLSGGETFLVSLALALALAEELASMSAQGVARLESMFLDEGFGALDAETLDVVATVIHELGSDGRMIGLITHVKDLADQVPVRFEIRKGPGGATVERVDA